CACCcctatgttcatgcccccagagtgttgcgctgtagctgcctgtgcACAGACACGTCGTGTCAAAGATTTCAAACTCAAAGTCTTTCTCCACACTTCTCTCCTATATGTGATGTCACAATGGATTTGGAACATTCTggaggcttctctccagagtgtgatgtcacaatGGATTTGAAACATTCTGGAGGGTTCTCTCctgagtgtgtttgcatatgggCTTTGAGCCTCACATGgaatgaaaaagcttttccgCAGTATGCACATTTATATGGTTTCTCTCCAGTGTGCATCAGCATATGCGAATTAAGATTTGAAATTCGTGTGAAATCTTtcccacactggacacattgatgaggcttctctccagtgtgtattcgCATATGCACTTTAAGACTTGACATTTGTgtaaaaccttttccacactggacacatttatggggcttctctccagtgtgtattagcatgtggCGATTAAGATTTGTGGACTTTtgaaaaccttttccacactgagCACATTGATGAgacttctctccagtgtgtactaGCCTGCGCTTTTTAACACTGGAGACTTGTGTAAAAGCATTTCCACGCTGGACAGATTTATGAGGCGTCTCTCCAGAGTGTGCTAGCATATGGGTGCTGAGATGTTCaacgtctgaaaaaaaaattccacAGTGGAAACATTTATGAAGCTTCTTAgcagtgtgtgttagcatgtgggATTTAAGATTTGAACTGTATGAAAAAGCTTTTCCGCATTGGACACATTGATGaagcttctctccagtgtgtattattagcatgtgggttttaagggatgaaaattgtgaaaaagcttttccgcACTGGACACAGTTAtggggcttctctccagtgtgtgtgcgcatatggcTTTTAAGATTTGAAATTTGTGAAAAACCTTTTCCGCACTGGACACAGTTAtggggcttctctccagtgtgtattaacATGTGGTTTTTAAGGTTTCGCAGATTGGCAAAAACATGTCCACACTGGTCACACTGATGAGTGGCTTTGTTAGTGTTCTGCTTGGGCTTCTTCgcagtgtgtgttagcatgtggcGTTTAAGAGTTGAAGACCTTctaaatgcttttccacactgggcacattgatgaggcgtctctccagtgtgtatttgcatatgGGTTTTAAGCTCTGAGGATGTtttaaatgcttttccacactggacacattgatgaggcttgtctccagtgtgtgttagaATGTGGACACACTGATGAATGCCTTTGTTAGTATTCTGCTTTTGCTTCTCTctagtgtgtgtaagcatgtggcgTTTAAGATCAGAGGACTTtataaatgcttttccacactgagcacattgatgaggcttctctccagtgtgcatTAGCATATGGGTTTTAAAAGTTGAACTGTatgaaaaaccttttccacactgggcacatttaaaAGGTTTATCTCTGGTATGTGTCTTCATATGGACTTTAAGACGTGTTCGTGTTGGAAAtgtttttccacactggacacattgatgaggcttctctccagtgtgtgttacCATATGGGTTTTAAGAGTTGAACTGTatgaaaaaccttttccacactgggcacatttaaaAGGTTTATCTCTGGTATGTGTTTTCATATGGACTTTAAGACGTGTTCGTGTTGGAAATgtttttccacactgggtacatttatgaggcttttctccagtgtgtatttCCATATGGGTTTTAAGCTCTGAGGATGTTTTAAATGcatttccacactggacacattgatgaggcttttctctagtgtgtgtaagcatgtggcgTTTAAGATTTGAACTGTATaaaaaaccttttccacactgggtacaTTCAAGAGGCTTatctccagtgtgtgttagaatgtgggttttaagatttgaaatttgtgaaaaaccttttccacactgggcacatttatgaggtTTCTCTCCAGTGTGCATTCTCATGTGGAGTTCAAGACGTGTTCGTGTTGGTAATGCTTTTCCACATTCCGGACATTTTTGAGGCCTTTTTGCAGTGTTCTGCTTTAGACTCAAgtcaacagtgtgtgtttgctggtgtttCTCAAGTTCACTCAGGGCGCTGAAACTCTTCCTGCAGACTGTGCAGTGGTAGAAACGTCCTTTATGTTGCAGGTTGAGTTCATCATTCTGTCCATGGATCTTCTGCAGCATTAAAGTTTGGTGTTCTGATATACCTGGAAGAGTTACCATGCAAGTTAAAATCACAGATGTTCTAAAACCCCATATATCAAGAAAGTCGGGGGactatgaacatgctttgccacaaaaacacaaaaaacatgggCAAGTCAAGctatatgaaattattattttgttgtcaCTGTCTATTTTATagcccagaaggatgtacttggtatcaattGATAGCTTTGTGTTTCCCCTTTCATCTGACATACGTGGCATATCTCTCCGGTCACAGGTTCGCAAGTAATTCaaacaagagtaatgggtgcgcaggtgaatgCAGAGCAGTATAGACTTTAAATATAATGCGCTTtgagtttcttggtgttttaagcccccaacgttgtcttcaaggcagcgctgcctggaaggcgctatgggcatgggttaaggttaggtttaggataaggtgcctttaagttgacagtggcagcgctgcctagaagacgacgttgggggcataaaacatcaTTGAGTGCAATTTgatgatttaaaaaacaaaattgcattcttgattgtacagacaagtgcgtagtctcgttggaaagcctcACTTCTGCTCCGTCATGCAATAGTAGTCTCATCTCGCTGCAACtaacagttgcggagcaatgtaacaaagaagaatgtgtgtgtttttgacgcactttTCCCGTAagagtctagtggggctacatgaccaccaagtttcatgtgccccggtgtttcggtgtgcCAATCGTTGACCAGAAATTCAGGACACAGAtgacaggaaaagaaaaaaaactccctGTATGACAATCCCTACGCTAGTGGCAGTCATAATAAATATCAACAATGAAATAATGACAAAGAAACAGAATCCTTAGTTAAACCATTTATTcagcaaaaaataaacaaaaaaatgcatAAATATGACCCCCCCCTgccaataacaataataaaaacttCACAATTTTTTTACATTAACATTTCAATTATGAAATATATAGAACTGCCAGAGTCAGTGAATGTTCTTCTCTCCACATTAGCTAATTATTTAGCTAAAGATTTCAACATTTCTGAAAAAAGCTTCTCCACAATGACACCAGTTATTATCAGTATGTGGGGTTCTTAATACATGAAAtttgtgagagaaaaaaagattttcCAATACATACATTTATGATGCTTCTCTACTAtcaatatgtttgatagtaacACTTGGAATTTTTTTTGTATAGGTCCAAAACCTGACTTTAAAATACCAAATtaaagtttttgcctgaaattgcacagcGTCTGCTTCAGAGGCCACTGTTCCCACCTAGTTTGGCCTATAATCAAATTATTGACGtctttggaaagctgagacatTGTAGTTTCTTGGAAAACAACCATAACTGTGTGATGTTCTGacacagaggctagaatattgttttttctttctgccggataacaagcatctctgaactgaccacttTTCgcccctctaggtcacttgatctgacttagaaacacaactgagccctagcaccaggtcttgtgaaactgtgttaaaaagtaaatcaatatagaatgacatatgagtactttagaccattatttgccaaggtatgcccatgtgttttgtaaaatgccctatgaaaactccccataggacttttggttatccaaaatgcatactgacaatcaaatgcttactgcctATGAACCCCtatgtgtagaagcataatcttggtctcaaatgaaaggtaacactttgaagtttaatgcttgcatttggattgtatgtcagtgtttctgatatagaatgactacactaaatatggaataattacacaaaaatatatctatttcaattcaattggtgtgtataagatggattatacatctgcacaactaatattggataaaatgattaaatgcatgttaacatgttagcccGACTGAAATAGGACAGAATTTAAGTTAGCTGGACTAACACACCCAGATAATGCGATAGAA
This window of the Alosa alosa isolate M-15738 ecotype Scorff River chromosome 7, AALO_Geno_1.1, whole genome shotgun sequence genome carries:
- the LOC125297275 gene encoding zinc finger protein 208-like; the encoded protein is MVTLPGISEHQTLMLQKIHGQNDELNLQHKGRFYHCTVCRKSFSALSELEKHQQTHTVDLSLKQNTAKRPQKCPECGKALPTRTRLELHMRMHTGEKPHKCAQCGKGFSQISNLKTHILTHTGDKPLECTQCGKGFLYSSNLKRHMLTHTREKPHQCVQCGNAFKTSSELKTHMEIHTGEKPHKCTQCGKTFPTRTRLKVHMKTHTRDKPFKCAQCGKGFSYSSTLKTHMVTHTGEKPHQCVQCGKTFPTRTRLKVHMKTHTRDKPFKCAQCGKGFSYSSTFKTHMLMHTGEKPHQCAQCGKAFIKSSDLKRHMLTHTREKQKQNTNKGIHQCVHILTHTGDKPHQCVQCGKAFKTSSELKTHMQIHTGETPHQCAQCGKAFRRSSTLKRHMLTHTAKKPKQNTNKATHQCDQCGHVFANLRNLKNHMLIHTGEKPHNCVQCGKGFSQISNLKSHMRTHTGEKPHNCVQCGKAFSQFSSLKTHMLIIHTGEKLHQCVQCGKAFSYSSNLKSHMLTHTAKKLHKCFHCGIFFSDVEHLSTHMLAHSGETPHKSVQRGNAFTQVSSVKKRRLVHTGEKSHQCAQCGKGFQKSTNLNRHMLIHTGEKPHKCVQCGKGFTQMSSLKVHMRIHTGEKPHQCVQCGKDFTRISNLNSHMLMHTGEKPYKCAYCGKAFSFHVRLKAHMQTHSGENPPECFKSIVTSHSGEKPPECSKSIVTSHIGEKCGERL